A stretch of DNA from Pseudomonadales bacterium:
TCGGATGCACGTGTCCACCGGCCACATAGAATTCCCGGGTCGAAGCGGCCCGGGACCAGATGGCAATACCTATATAGAGGGCAAAGCTGGCACCGACGAACAGATAGGTCAGCAGGGTCGCATCCATAGACGTCAGTTCGAATCCTCACTGGCCTGACGGGTCCGATCTGCAGGATCGGCCTGCTCAGCATCCACGCCGTAGCGGCGATCAATACGCTGCATCAGTGCGGTGTAGACGAAGATCAACACCACAAATACGTAGATCGAGCCCTGCTGGGCCCACCAGAATCCGAACTTGAATCCGAAGAAGTCGATTCGATTGAGCGGCTCTACCAGCAGAATACCGAATCCGAAGGACACCAGGAACCAGATGGACAGCAGCACGCCCGCAAGTTTCAGGTTGGCGCGCCAGTAAGCGCCGGGATCGCTGCCCTGTTGCTGCTCCGTTATGCCTTTTTCCACGCTGCTGTCGAATCCCCTAAACTGTCGCGGCCGGTATTCACCGCCACTGCGTGAGGCAATATAACCCAGCGCCGTGCGCCATGTTGAGGGGAGATGGATGCGGATAGATCATCTGATGTGGGGTGCCCCCGATCTTGAATCGGGTATCGAAGAGATCGAGCGTCTGCTCGAGATCCGGGCGATCGCTGGGGGTGCGCATACGGGTCTCGGCACCCGTAATGCGCTGGTGGCCTTCGACGATGGCGCTTACCTGGAGATCATTGCTCCGGATCCCGATCTGGCGGAGCCGGTCTCCTTTGGTGCGCGACTGTCCGGGCTCGAGCAGGGCGGACTGGTGACCTGGGCTGCGGGCAGTGACGATCTGGTGGTGCTCGGTGCGCAGTTCAAGGCGCGGGGCCTGGGCGTTCGCGGTCCGCGCGAAATGGCCCGGATCACGCCCCAGGGCCTGCGCCTGAACTGGTCCCTGCTGTTTGTACACGGACATTCTTTCGGAAACCGGCTGCCGTTTTTCATCGACTGGCAGGGCAGTGCGCATCCGGGCACTTCCAGCCCGATCTGTGGCGCGCTGACCAGCCTGAGTGTCCGCGGCGCCGATGTGGTCGCGCTTGCCGGTCTCCTCGAGAGTGTGGACACCCGTGTCCGCTTTGAGCATGCAGAGCTATCCGAACTTGTCGCGGTGATCGACGTGCCGGTACAGCGAGCAGGGGCAGGTGGGCGTAAGAGCCCGGGACGCCGGATTGAGCTGACGTCTACTCCCGATACATTGCGACTGCAGCTGTGATTCGCCGCAGCGGGAGATCGGGATTCCTGTGGCAGCCACGGTGCCGGGTTCGCCAACCCAATCGCCGGTGAAACGACTGGCCTGGCTGTGGCCGGCGCAGGCCTTTCTCGATGATCTGATTCTGATCTATCCGGTCTACGCCATCATGATGCAGGAGGCGGGCATCTCCGGGGTCGAACTCTCCGGTCTGTTCATCGTCTGGTCTCTGGCGGCGCTGCTCTTTGAGATTCCCTCGGGGGTGATCGGCGACCGGCTGAACCGGAAACTCTATATCGGATTCGGTGCGCTGGTGAGCGGCAGTGGCTATCTGGTGTGGCTGTTCTGGCCGACGCTGCCCGGATTTGCCCTGGGTTTCGTGCTCTGGAGTCTGGGCGGTGCCATCCGCAGCGGCACCCTCGAAGCGCTGCTGTTCGACTGTCTCAAAGCGCAGGGGCAGGCCGCCCGGTTCAGCCGCTACTATGGCCGGGGGGTCGCCGCCAGCGGTGCGGGTGTGGTCCTAGCCATGGCGCTCGGCGGACTTGCGGCCACAGAGGGTTATACGTTGCCATTGCTGCTCTCTGCACTTGCGCCCGCTGCCTCGT
This window harbors:
- a CDS encoding DUF4212 domain-containing protein; this encodes MTEQQQGSDPGAYWRANLKLAGVLLSIWFLVSFGFGILLVEPLNRIDFFGFKFGFWWAQQGSIYVFVVLIFVYTALMQRIDRRYGVDAEQADPADRTRQASEDSN
- a CDS encoding VOC family protein, whose translation is MRIDHLMWGAPDLESGIEEIERLLEIRAIAGGAHTGLGTRNALVAFDDGAYLEIIAPDPDLAEPVSFGARLSGLEQGGLVTWAAGSDDLVVLGAQFKARGLGVRGPREMARITPQGLRLNWSLLFVHGHSFGNRLPFFIDWQGSAHPGTSSPICGALTSLSVRGADVVALAGLLESVDTRVRFEHAELSELVAVIDVPVQRAGAGGRKSPGRRIELTSTPDTLRLQL